The window GCGGTACAGCTCGACCGCGCCGGCGTGGGCGTCGGTCGCGACATTGGGCGGCCAGGCCGACAGGTTTCCCGCGATCGGCCGGCCCGCGGCATCGGCCAGCAGCAGCACGGTGCCGGGCGTCAGGTTGCGCGTCACGCGCTGCGCCACCGTATCGGCCAGCGCCGCATCGCCGCTGTCCTGCCGCACCGTCAGCAGGTCCTGCCGCAGCACCTCCGCGCTGGCCGCCGCGCCGGCGAACACCTGTCCGCGCACCATCGTACGCAGCGCGAACAGCAGCGTCCCCGCCGCCGCGATCTGGAGCAGGAAGACCAGGGCGGCGAAACGGAAGGTCGTGGAACGCAGGAACGTGCCCCGCCCCGACGCGCGGCTCAGGGCTCCACCCCCAGCCGATAGCCCGCACCCCGCACCGTATGCAGCAGCGGCGAGGCGAACCCCTCGTCCACCTTCTTGCGCAGCCGGCTGAGGTGGACGTCGATCACGTTCGTGCCGGGGTCGAAGTGATAGTCCCACACGCCCTCCAGCAACATCGTACGCGTCACCACCTGCTCGGCATGGCGCAGCATATATTCCAGCAGCCGGAACTCGCGTGGTTGCAGCTCGATCGTCTTGCCCGCCCGCGTCACGCGACGCGCCAGCAGGTCCATCGACAGGTCGCCGCACGACAGCACCGTCTGCACCGCGGGCGCGCTGGTGCCGCGCCGGATCAGCAGCTTGATCCGCGCCAGCAGCTCCGCGAACGCGAACGGCTTGACCAGATAATCGTCCGACCCGCCGGTCAGACCCTTCACCCGGTCCTCGGGCGATCCCAGCGCCGACAGGATGATGACCGGCGTCTCGATCTGTGACGCGCGCAGGGCGGCGAGCACCGCCATCCCGTCCATCCCCGGCAGCATCCGGTCGAGCACGATGCAGTCGTAGCTGCCGTCGGTGGCATGGAACAGGCCGTCGCGCCCGTTGGCGG of the Sphingomonas adhaesiva genome contains:
- a CDS encoding response regulator transcription factor, which translates into the protein MSAKILLVEDDDTTADFVSKGLTEEGYVVDRAANGRDGLFHATDGSYDCIVLDRMLPGMDGMAVLAALRASQIETPVIILSALGSPEDRVKGLTGGSDDYLVKPFAFAELLARIKLLIRRGTSAPAVQTVLSCGDLSMDLLARRVTRAGKTIELQPREFRLLEYMLRHAEQVVTRTMLLEGVWDYHFDPGTNVIDVHLSRLRKKVDEGFASPLLHTVRGAGYRLGVEP